In the genome of Streptomyces sp. SAI-127, the window GGCCCGTGTGCTGCACGGCGACGGCGAGACCGCTCGCCGGTCCTGGCACCGGGGCGCGGGCGCGCTCGGCCCGAGCGGACGGCTCGCGGCGGAACTGCGCGGATCCGCGGAGAAGGCCCGTCGCACCGGCCAACTCGCCCTGGCGTGGGCCCTGCTGGAGCGCTCTGCCGCCCTCAGCCCGGACCCTTCGGACCGTTCCCGCCTCCTCACGCGCGCCGCCGTGGACGCCTGGAACGCCGGTGACGGCGACCGGGCCCGCCGCCTCGCGGCGAGCGGCACGGCCGACGACGCCCTCGGCGGGGTGATCGCGCTGCGGGCGGGGAACGCGACGGAGGCGTTCGACGCGTTGCTGACGGCGGTGACGCACCGGGCGAGACCGACCCACCCGGTGAGAGGGAACGGTTCTTCAGATGGACGTGAGCCGGCCGATACCGCCCCCCACCTCCTCGCCCGCGTCACCGAGGCCGCCATCTACACCGGCGACCTGCGCCGCTGCCGGGAGGCCGCGAGGGTGGCGGGGCGGCTGGGGATCGAGCCGCCCGGCACGCTCGGCGGACTCGCGGCCGCCTTCGAGGGGCGGTACGAGGATGCCCGCGACCTCCTCCGGGCGGCGGCCGGGCGCTGCGGCCCCGGCGGCGACCCCACCTTCCTCGTCCACGCCGGCATCGCCGCCCTGATGCTCGGCGACCACACCCGCGCCGCCACCGCGACCCTCCGCGCCGCCAACTCCGCCCGCGCCCGGGGCGCGACCGCCGTCATGGCACAGGCCACGGAGTTCCGCGCCTACGCCGACTTCTGGACCGGCCGTCCACAAGCCGGACAGGCCGCGGCGACGGAGGCCCTGCACCAGGCGTACGCCACCGGGCAGGACAACGGCGCCTGTCATCTCCAGGCCGCCCTCGCCATGTTCGCGGCGATCACGGGAGACGCCGACGTCTGCCGCGAGCGCGCCGCAGCCGCACGGTCGTACGCCCTCGCCCGGGGCCTCGGCCTGCCCGCCGCCCTCGCCCAGTGGGCACTCGCCTTCCTCGACCTCACCGACGGCCGCTTCGCGGGAGCGGCGGCCCGGCTGCGTGCACTCGCCGGATTCGGCCCCGGCCACGGCCACCGGGCCATCCGGCACCTGGCCACCCCGCACTACGTCGAGGCCGCCGTCCGTACCGACGACACCAGGATCGCCCGCGGCGCCCATGCCGACTACCACCGCTGGGCGACGGCCGTGCACAGCCCCGACGACCTCGCCCTGAGCGCCCGCTGCCGTGCCCTGCTGGCCCCCGGCGAGGAGGCGGTCGAGCACTACCGCACCGCCCTCGACCTGCACGCGCGCGGCACCCGCGACTTCGAACGCGCCCGCACCGAGCTGCTGTTCGGCAGCGCCCTGCGCAGGCTGCGCCGCCGCACGGAGGCACGCGACCGCCTGCACAGCGCCCTGGCAGCCTTCGAACACTTCGGCGCCCCGCACTGCGCGGCCCGGGCCCGCGCCGAACTCCGCGCCCTGGGCGCACCCGCCGCCCCGACGCACGCCGTGAATCCCACCGCACGCCTCACGGCCCAGCAGTTGCTGGTCGCCCGCATGGTCGCCGAGGGTGCCACCAACCGCGAGATCGCCGCCCGCCTGGCCCTCAGCCCGCGCACGATCGACCACCATCTGCGGGGCGTCTTCACCCGGTTGGGCATCCGCTCCCGTATCGATCTGGTACGGCTCCTCGCGGAGAGCGAGGCCTCCTAAAGGCCTCCTAGAGGCCTCCGGGGGGAGCCTCGCGCACCCCGAACGCCTCCGCGTCCCACGTCCCGTCCAGTCGCGGTGCCAGCCAACCCGGCGCCGCGGCACGGAAGTCGGCCGGGGCCAGCCGGCCGGCGTCGGCCGGCAGGGCGCCGAGCAGCGGAGCCCCGGAGACGTCCGGCAGGTCCGCGAGGTTGCAACGGGAGGCGAGATCGGGGGAGTCGGGCCAGCTGCCGATCACCACGCCCGCCAGGTCCAGCTTCCGGCGGCGCAGTTCACGGGCCGTCAGTTCCGTGGTGTTCAGCGTGCCCAGGCCCGCCGACGCCACGACCAGGACCGGCGCCCGCAGCAGCTCCGCCGCGTGGGCCAGTGTCCCGCCCTCATGGTCGAAGCGGACGAGCAGTCCGCCGGCCCCCTCCACGAGCACCAGGTCGTGCTCGGTGGCCAGCTTGGCGGCGGCCTCGGCGATCTCATGAGGGCGCACCGGTTTCAGACCC includes:
- a CDS encoding helix-turn-helix transcriptional regulator is translated as MVTPVNPPHQTRTSPPQHVISALPEGVRVRLLHSVHGDPRAAAELVTLLTDRQSAGLDPLPTEPADLAPALLRVLRAQIRALPDDTRLLLLLAAADQYPVATHAFLRAVTAARLDTRPLETAEAVGVAHSGPGGVVFRDAWTRIAAYESGSPADRRDVHRLLARVLHGDGETARRSWHRGAGALGPSGRLAAELRGSAEKARRTGQLALAWALLERSAALSPDPSDRSRLLTRAAVDAWNAGDGDRARRLAASGTADDALGGVIALRAGNATEAFDALLTAVTHRARPTHPVRGNGSSDGREPADTAPHLLARVTEAAIYTGDLRRCREAARVAGRLGIEPPGTLGGLAAAFEGRYEDARDLLRAAAGRCGPGGDPTFLVHAGIAALMLGDHTRAATATLRAANSARARGATAVMAQATEFRAYADFWTGRPQAGQAAATEALHQAYATGQDNGACHLQAALAMFAAITGDADVCRERAAAARSYALARGLGLPAALAQWALAFLDLTDGRFAGAAARLRALAGFGPGHGHRAIRHLATPHYVEAAVRTDDTRIARGAHADYHRWATAVHSPDDLALSARCRALLAPGEEAVEHYRTALDLHARGTRDFERARTELLFGSALRRLRRRTEARDRLHSALAAFEHFGAPHCAARARAELRALGAPAAPTHAVNPTARLTAQQLLVARMVAEGATNREIAARLALSPRTIDHHLRGVFTRLGIRSRIDLVRLLAESEAS
- the bioD gene encoding dethiobiotin synthase, translating into MPVLVITGTGTEVGKTVATAAVAAAALAAGRTVAVLKAAQTGVRPDEPGDADEVGRLAGAVTKAEVARYPEPLAPATAARRAGLKPVRPHEIAEAAAKLATEHDLVLVEGAGGLLVRFDHEGGTLAHAAELLRAPVLVVASAGLGTLNTTELTARELRRRKLDLAGVVIGSWPDSPDLASRCNLADLPDVSGAPLLGALPADAGRLAPADFRAAAPGWLAPRLDGTWDAEAFGVREAPPGGL